The following coding sequences lie in one Synechococcus sp. CC9902 genomic window:
- the glpX gene encoding class II fructose-bisphosphatase translates to MDQSLIQEILEIVEQAAIASATLSGKGLKDEADALAVDAMRKRMNQINMQGKIVIGEGERDEAPMLYIGEEVGTGNGPGVDFAVDPCEGTNLCAYSQRGSMAVLAASDRGGLFNAPDFYMKKLAAPPAAKGKVDIRKSATENIKILSECLGLAPDELTIVVMDRARHKDLIAEIRATGARIQPISDGDVQAAIACGFAGTGTHCLMGIGAAPEGVISAAAMRALGGHFQGQLVYDPAIAQTSEWADMTKEGNLQRLAEMGITDPDKVYEASELACGEHVVFAGSGITDGLLFNGVKFEADCTRTSSLVISNMNNTCSFTTTIHMKDGAQSIALN, encoded by the coding sequence GTGGATCAGTCGCTTATTCAGGAAATTCTCGAGATCGTCGAGCAGGCCGCCATTGCTTCCGCCACGCTCTCCGGCAAAGGCCTGAAAGACGAGGCTGATGCTCTTGCAGTTGATGCCATGCGTAAGCGCATGAATCAGATCAACATGCAAGGCAAGATCGTGATTGGCGAGGGTGAGCGCGACGAAGCTCCCATGCTTTACATCGGAGAAGAAGTTGGAACGGGCAACGGCCCTGGCGTTGATTTCGCAGTGGATCCCTGCGAAGGCACCAACCTTTGTGCCTACAGCCAACGTGGCTCGATGGCAGTTTTGGCTGCTTCCGACCGTGGTGGTCTGTTCAATGCACCCGACTTCTACATGAAGAAACTCGCAGCACCTCCGGCTGCGAAGGGAAAGGTTGATATCCGTAAATCAGCCACCGAAAACATCAAAATCCTTAGCGAGTGCTTAGGTCTTGCTCCTGATGAGCTCACCATCGTTGTGATGGATCGCGCCCGTCATAAGGATTTGATTGCTGAAATTCGTGCCACCGGTGCTCGGATTCAGCCGATCTCCGATGGAGACGTTCAAGCGGCGATTGCCTGTGGTTTTGCTGGTACAGGTACCCATTGCTTGATGGGTATTGGAGCCGCCCCCGAAGGTGTGATTTCCGCTGCTGCCATGCGCGCGTTGGGTGGTCACTTCCAAGGACAGCTGGTGTATGACCCTGCCATTGCTCAAACCTCTGAGTGGGCAGACATGACGAAGGAAGGCAACTTGCAGCGTCTTGCTGAAATGGGCATCACTGACCCAGATAAGGTGTACGAAGCCTCGGAGCTCGCTTGCGGCGAACATGTTGTTTTTGCTGGCAGTGGCATCACTGACGGGCTTCTCTTCAACGGCGTCAAGTTCGAAGCCGATTGCACACGCACGAGCAGCTTGGTCATCAGCAACATGAACAACACCTGCAGTTTCACCACCACCATCCACATGAAGGATGGAGCTCAAAGCATCGCTTTGAACTAA
- a CDS encoding glutamyl-tRNA reductase encodes MHIAVVGLSHRTAPVEIRERLSIPEQSMEMSLKTLRGNDQVLEASILSTCNRLEIYTLVRHPELGVGAVNEFLSNHSGLQTGELSPHLFNFHHQDAVDHLLRVAAGLDSLVLGEGQILSQVKKMMRLGQEHKSLGPILNRLLTQAVTTGKKVRSETNLGTGAVSISSAAVELAQLKLGQSRGVDDLVSLESEQIAVVGAGRMSRLLLQHLQAKGASGVVLVNRTVETAERLANDFPDLSVECRPLTDLNTFLSTSSLVFTSTAAEDPIIDASRLKPLNRRSQLRLIDIGVPRNVAADAATVDGVESHDVDDLEEVVARNQEARQAIAREAEHLLQDEAQQFLDWWDSLEAVPTINQLRSSMETIRTEELQKALSRMGPDFSARERKVVEALSKGIINKILHTPVTKLRASQARSERQQALRAVERLFDLDPS; translated from the coding sequence ATGCATATAGCCGTCGTCGGCCTCAGTCATCGCACGGCTCCGGTGGAAATCCGGGAAAGGCTCAGTATTCCTGAGCAGAGCATGGAAATGTCTCTCAAAACCCTTCGGGGAAACGACCAGGTGCTTGAGGCGTCAATCCTCAGCACCTGCAATCGTCTTGAGATCTATACCTTGGTTCGCCACCCTGAACTTGGTGTGGGAGCTGTCAATGAATTTTTGAGCAACCACTCTGGTTTGCAAACTGGAGAATTGTCTCCTCATTTATTCAACTTTCATCATCAAGATGCGGTTGATCATTTGCTACGAGTTGCTGCCGGTTTAGACAGTCTTGTTCTGGGAGAAGGTCAAATCCTTTCCCAGGTTAAAAAGATGATGCGGCTTGGGCAGGAACATAAATCCCTGGGCCCGATCTTGAATCGATTGCTCACACAAGCGGTTACGACTGGAAAAAAAGTTCGCAGCGAAACGAATTTAGGAACTGGTGCCGTATCCATCAGTTCGGCGGCCGTTGAACTCGCACAACTCAAGTTGGGTCAGTCTCGCGGCGTTGACGACTTGGTCAGCCTTGAAAGTGAGCAGATCGCTGTTGTGGGGGCAGGTCGGATGAGTCGACTACTTTTGCAGCACCTTCAAGCGAAGGGCGCATCAGGCGTTGTTCTTGTTAATCGAACCGTTGAAACTGCTGAGCGTCTCGCCAACGATTTCCCGGATTTATCTGTTGAGTGCAGGCCCCTAACTGACCTCAACACCTTTCTCAGCACATCCTCTCTTGTCTTCACCAGCACGGCTGCTGAAGATCCAATTATTGATGCATCGCGACTCAAGCCCCTCAATCGACGCAGTCAGCTTCGCTTAATTGATATTGGTGTGCCCCGCAACGTTGCTGCCGATGCAGCGACCGTTGATGGCGTTGAATCCCACGATGTTGATGATCTCGAAGAGGTTGTTGCACGCAACCAGGAAGCGCGGCAGGCCATCGCCCGTGAGGCTGAGCATCTGCTCCAGGATGAAGCTCAACAGTTCCTCGACTGGTGGGACAGCCTTGAGGCGGTTCCCACCATCAATCAATTGCGGTCGTCGATGGAAACGATTCGCACTGAGGAATTGCAAAAAGCACTGAGCCGTATGGGACCAGACTTTTCAGCGCGTGAGCGCAAGGTTGTTGAGGCTTTAAGCAAAGGCATCATCAACAAAATTCTCCACACCCCTGTGACCAAATTGAGGGCTTCACAAGCCCGTAGCGAGCGCCAACAGGCGCTTCGTGCCGTCGAGCGACTCTTTGATCTAGACCCTTCCTGA
- the ccsB gene encoding c-type cytochrome biogenesis protein CcsB, translating into MLNAPFELVTSLGFAAFVLLLIALPIAFWSVSSDSRPGVVRLLVAVANLLLTAQLVLRWWQSGHFPISNLYESLCFLAWACTLTQLLVERAWPSPIVAAAATPMGLGCIAFASFALPDQLQSAAPLVPALRSSWLVMHVSVIMVSYAALLVGSLLSLAVLVMDRGEALQLRSSSIGSGGFRQAVTTPDSGFLELQSLEISTNEQLDSLSYRTITVGFLMLTVGIISGAVWANEAWGSYWSWDPKETWALICWLVYAAYLHTRLSRGWQGRRPALVAVVGLIVIAVCYIGVNLLGIGLHSYGWFF; encoded by the coding sequence TTGTTGAACGCTCCGTTTGAACTAGTAACGAGCCTTGGGTTTGCGGCTTTTGTTCTTCTGTTGATTGCCCTGCCGATTGCCTTCTGGTCGGTATCCAGCGACTCCAGGCCCGGTGTTGTTCGCTTGTTGGTTGCGGTCGCGAACCTTTTGCTCACGGCTCAACTTGTACTCCGCTGGTGGCAGTCGGGTCATTTCCCTATCAGCAACCTGTACGAATCGCTCTGTTTCCTTGCCTGGGCATGCACCCTCACTCAGTTGCTTGTTGAGCGTGCCTGGCCATCACCCATCGTTGCTGCTGCCGCTACGCCGATGGGATTGGGTTGCATCGCTTTTGCGAGCTTTGCACTGCCTGATCAATTGCAGTCGGCGGCCCCATTGGTGCCCGCTTTGCGCTCGAGTTGGTTGGTCATGCATGTCAGCGTGATCATGGTGAGCTATGCCGCACTGTTAGTGGGATCGTTGCTGTCCTTGGCCGTCTTGGTGATGGATCGAGGCGAAGCTTTGCAGCTTCGAAGTAGTTCGATTGGAAGCGGTGGATTTCGCCAAGCAGTCACAACTCCTGATTCAGGTTTCTTGGAGCTTCAATCTCTCGAGATCAGCACCAATGAGCAGCTAGATAGCTTGAGTTATCGCACAATAACGGTTGGCTTTTTAATGCTCACTGTTGGAATCATTAGTGGTGCTGTTTGGGCAAATGAAGCCTGGGGTAGTTATTGGAGTTGGGATCCAAAGGAAACTTGGGCTTTGATTTGTTGGTTGGTCTATGCCGCTTATTTGCATACCCGTTTGAGTCGCGGCTGGCAGGGTCGACGGCCTGCGCTTGTGGCAGTGGTTGGCTTGATAGTGATTGCCGTTTGCTATATCGGCGTTAATTTGCTAGGTATTGGTTTACATAGTTATGGATGGTTCTTTTAA
- the gndA gene encoding NADP-dependent phosphogluconate dehydrogenase, protein MTKSHFGLIGLGVMGENLVLNAERNGFSSVVYNRTYSKTEDFLKGQGAGKNIQGATDLQDFVEKLERPRRILMMVKAGPAVDAVVDQLSPLLDEGDLLIDGGNSDYQDTERRVKQLESKSFGFIGMGVSGGAKGALEGPSMMPGGTKASYDAIESLVTKMAAQVEDGPCVTYIGPGGSGHLVKTVHNGIEYGIEQILAEAYDLMKRVKGMNGDQMADVLGQWNSTEELASYLVEITEVCLRTKDPKDGGDLVEKIMDQAGQKGTGLWTVVTALQMGASVPTIYASLNGRVMSSMKPQRVKAEEVLKGPSVKDFDLGQPSDAMSPLMDAVVLSCVASYAQGMELLRIASNDLDYGLDMPSIAQIWKGGCIIRSRLLKRIQNAFSADPQLENLMVDPWFADQVNRRLPGLAQVVAGAAEAGIPVPCFSSTLDYINSYRTGRLPQNLVQAMRDCFGSHTYKRVDEEGSFHTEWLD, encoded by the coding sequence ATGACCAAGTCCCACTTCGGTTTAATCGGTCTCGGTGTTATGGGCGAAAATCTCGTCCTTAATGCTGAGCGCAATGGTTTTTCAAGCGTTGTATACAACCGCACGTATTCCAAAACCGAGGATTTTTTAAAGGGCCAAGGCGCCGGTAAAAACATTCAAGGCGCGACTGATCTTCAAGATTTCGTCGAAAAACTTGAACGTCCACGTCGAATTTTGATGATGGTGAAGGCGGGTCCTGCTGTAGACGCCGTTGTTGACCAGCTTTCCCCTTTGTTGGATGAGGGTGACCTCTTAATTGATGGTGGCAACTCCGATTATCAAGACACCGAACGCCGTGTGAAGCAGCTGGAAAGCAAGAGCTTTGGCTTCATCGGTATGGGTGTTTCCGGCGGTGCCAAGGGGGCCCTCGAAGGACCCAGCATGATGCCAGGTGGAACAAAAGCGTCCTACGACGCGATTGAGAGCCTTGTGACCAAAATGGCCGCTCAGGTTGAAGATGGGCCGTGCGTCACCTACATCGGCCCTGGCGGTTCAGGTCACTTGGTGAAAACCGTTCACAACGGCATTGAGTACGGAATTGAACAGATTTTGGCCGAGGCCTACGACCTGATGAAGCGGGTCAAAGGAATGAATGGCGACCAAATGGCTGATGTTCTTGGCCAGTGGAATTCCACAGAAGAGCTGGCGTCGTACTTGGTGGAAATCACCGAGGTTTGCTTGCGCACCAAAGATCCCAAGGATGGCGGCGACTTGGTTGAAAAGATCATGGATCAGGCCGGACAAAAAGGCACCGGTCTTTGGACTGTGGTGACTGCCTTGCAGATGGGCGCTTCGGTCCCCACGATTTATGCCTCCTTAAATGGACGGGTGATGAGTTCAATGAAGCCCCAACGCGTGAAGGCTGAGGAGGTGCTGAAGGGTCCGTCGGTCAAAGATTTTGATCTTGGCCAGCCGTCCGATGCAATGTCTCCATTGATGGATGCCGTTGTTTTGAGCTGTGTGGCCAGCTATGCCCAAGGTATGGAGCTTTTGCGCATTGCTTCCAACGATCTTGATTACGGCTTGGATATGCCGTCCATCGCTCAGATTTGGAAAGGTGGTTGCATCATTCGCTCGCGCCTGTTGAAGCGCATCCAAAACGCGTTTAGCGCCGACCCCCAGCTTGAGAATTTGATGGTGGATCCTTGGTTTGCCGATCAAGTCAACCGTCGGTTGCCTGGTTTAGCGCAGGTTGTGGCTGGTGCTGCTGAAGCGGGTATCCCTGTGCCTTGTTTCAGCAGCACCCTCGACTACATCAACAGCTACCGCACAGGTCGGTTGCCCCAAAACCTTGTGCAGGCCATGCGCGACTGCTTTGGCTCCCATACCTACAAGAGGGTTGATGAAGAGGGGAGCTTCCACACCGAGTGGTTGGATTGA
- the rpe gene encoding ribulose-phosphate 3-epimerase, translating to MSAKSLVVSPSILSADFSKLGAEVEAVDKAGADWIHVDVMDGRFVPNITIGPLIVEALRPVTQKPLDVHLMIVEPEKYVPDFAKAGADIISVQVEACPHLHRNLGQIKDLGKKAGAVLNPGTPLDTLDYCLELCDLVLIMSVNPGFGGQSFIENQVQKISDLRKMCDARGLDPWIEVDGGIKGSNAWKVIEAGANAIVSGSGVFNQPDYAKAIEGIRTSKR from the coding sequence ATGTCCGCCAAAAGTCTTGTCGTCTCTCCATCAATTCTCTCAGCCGATTTTTCGAAACTCGGTGCTGAGGTGGAGGCCGTCGACAAGGCAGGTGCTGACTGGATTCACGTTGATGTGATGGATGGTCGCTTTGTGCCCAACATCACCATCGGTCCATTGATCGTTGAGGCTCTTCGCCCTGTGACACAGAAGCCCCTCGATGTTCACTTGATGATTGTGGAGCCTGAAAAATACGTACCGGATTTTGCCAAGGCTGGAGCAGACATTATTTCTGTTCAGGTCGAGGCATGTCCTCACCTTCATCGCAACCTGGGCCAGATCAAAGATCTTGGCAAGAAAGCCGGTGCCGTACTGAACCCTGGAACCCCACTCGACACACTGGACTATTGCCTGGAGCTTTGTGATTTGGTGCTCATCATGAGCGTCAACCCAGGTTTTGGCGGACAAAGTTTTATCGAGAATCAGGTGCAGAAAATCAGCGATCTACGCAAGATGTGCGATGCACGGGGATTAGATCCTTGGATTGAAGTCGACGGCGGCATCAAAGGATCGAATGCATGGAAAGTAATCGAAGCTGGTGCCAATGCAATTGTTTCTGGCTCCGGTGTATTCAACCAACCCGATTACGCCAAGGCGATCGAGGGCATTCGTACGAGCAAGCGTTAA
- a CDS encoding glucose-1-phosphate adenylyltransferase, which translates to MKRVLAIILGGGAGTRLYPLTKMRAKPAVPLAGKYRLIDIPISNCINSDIHKMYVMTQFNSASLNRHLSQTFNLSNSFGGGFVEVLAAQQTPDSPSWFEGTADAVRKYQWLFQEWDVDEYLILSGDQLYRMDYSLFLEHHRRTGANLTVAALPVDAKQAESFGLMRTDSDGNIQEFREKPKGDSLREMAVDTSRFGLTPESAQERPYLASMGIYVFSRDTLFDLLDKHPGHKDFGKEIIPEALKRGDKLQSYVFDDYWEDIGTIGAFYEANLALTQQPTPPFSFYDEKFPIYTRPRYLPPSKLVDAQIVNSIIGEGSILKSCSINHCVLGVRSRVETDVVLQDTLVMGADFFESNEERETIRQQGGIPVGVGPGTTVKRAILDKNTRIGSNVSIINKDHVEEADRSDLGFYIRNGIVVVQKNATIQDGTVI; encoded by the coding sequence ATGAAGAGAGTTCTGGCGATTATTCTTGGCGGCGGTGCTGGTACCCGCCTCTATCCCCTTACCAAGATGCGGGCGAAGCCTGCAGTTCCTCTGGCAGGTAAATATCGACTGATCGATATCCCCATTAGTAACTGCATCAACTCCGACATCCACAAGATGTACGTGATGACGCAGTTCAACAGCGCATCGCTGAATCGTCATTTAAGCCAAACATTTAATCTCTCTAATTCCTTCGGTGGAGGTTTTGTTGAAGTGCTTGCCGCTCAACAAACTCCCGATAGCCCTTCTTGGTTCGAGGGAACTGCCGATGCTGTTCGTAAATATCAGTGGCTTTTTCAGGAATGGGATGTTGACGAGTATTTAATCCTGTCCGGTGATCAGCTGTACCGGATGGATTACAGCTTGTTCCTTGAACATCACAGACGCACAGGTGCCAATCTCACCGTTGCCGCTCTTCCCGTTGATGCGAAGCAGGCTGAATCGTTTGGATTAATGCGCACGGATAGTGATGGAAATATTCAAGAGTTCCGTGAGAAGCCCAAAGGGGACTCCCTGCGGGAGATGGCTGTCGATACATCCCGATTTGGCTTGACTCCCGAATCTGCTCAGGAGCGTCCCTATTTGGCATCAATGGGGATTTACGTGTTCAGTCGCGACACCCTATTTGACCTGCTTGACAAGCATCCAGGCCACAAAGATTTTGGAAAAGAAATTATTCCCGAGGCGCTGAAGCGTGGGGACAAGCTTCAAAGTTATGTCTTTGATGATTACTGGGAAGATATTGGAACCATTGGTGCTTTCTATGAGGCCAATCTTGCCTTAACTCAGCAACCCACCCCACCATTTAGTTTTTACGACGAAAAGTTTCCTATTTATACCCGTCCACGCTATTTACCCCCTAGTAAGTTAGTTGATGCTCAAATCGTTAATTCTATTATTGGTGAAGGTTCTATCCTCAAATCATGCAGCATTAATCACTGTGTATTAGGGGTCCGGAGCCGTGTTGAAACCGACGTTGTGTTGCAAGACACTCTGGTGATGGGCGCTGATTTCTTTGAATCGAATGAGGAACGTGAAACTATCCGTCAGCAGGGGGGAATTCCTGTTGGTGTGGGCCCTGGCACAACTGTAAAGCGGGCAATTCTCGACAAAAACACGCGTATCGGTTCAAACGTTTCGATCATCAACAAAGATCATGTGGAGGAGGCTGATCGGTCCGACCTCGGCTTCTACATCCGTAATGGAATTGTCGTTGTTCAGAAGAACGCCACGATCCAGGATGGAACCGTGATTTGA
- a CDS encoding LptF/LptG family permease produces MIRTFSRWIHKLSLLDRWLLAEIAAPLLFAVAAFTVLGLSIGVMFELARRLVDGLPILVALQLLLLNIPSFLVLSLPMATLFATLLAYSKLSSNSELTALRSLGVSTIRLVVPALALSILLTGLTFVFNDVIVPRANTQAEITLQRGLGRALATERGKDITFNSFGKIYDPKTQTSSTGLRQLFYARRYEGGEMLDVTLLDFSRADYRQMWIAERAVYNESKAMWEFFNGQVLTLNPNGSTTRLAFDENFYPLSSGPLQVAELPDDANDMTLSQAISAEKVESNAGNIKAARKLRVRIQEKFSFPMACIVFGLIGSSLGARPGSRTSRSQGFGVSILLILGYYALSVSFSSLGVSGILPPFLAAWLPVLISLGAGGLLLRQASR; encoded by the coding sequence GTGATTAGAACCTTTAGCCGTTGGATTCACAAACTATCTCTCCTGGACCGATGGTTGCTTGCTGAGATCGCTGCCCCCCTTCTGTTTGCCGTTGCTGCTTTTACGGTGTTGGGGCTCTCCATTGGAGTGATGTTTGAGCTTGCAAGACGTCTTGTTGATGGTTTGCCGATCTTGGTGGCGTTACAGCTGCTTCTGCTCAATATTCCAAGTTTTTTAGTCCTCTCACTACCGATGGCGACCTTGTTTGCAACACTGCTTGCTTACAGCAAGTTGTCATCGAACAGTGAGCTCACGGCACTTCGTAGCCTTGGTGTATCAACAATACGCTTGGTTGTTCCCGCGCTTGCTCTATCGATACTTTTAACAGGTCTTACTTTTGTTTTTAATGATGTCATTGTTCCAAGGGCCAATACCCAGGCTGAAATAACGTTGCAGCGAGGTCTTGGCCGAGCCCTTGCTACTGAAAGAGGAAAAGATATTACCTTCAATAGTTTTGGCAAAATTTACGATCCAAAAACTCAAACAAGTTCAACTGGTTTGCGTCAACTATTTTATGCAAGACGTTACGAAGGTGGAGAGATGTTGGATGTTACACTTCTCGACTTTTCACGCGCTGATTATCGCCAGATGTGGATTGCTGAGCGTGCTGTTTATAACGAATCGAAGGCTATGTGGGAATTCTTTAATGGGCAGGTTCTAACTCTGAATCCAAACGGAAGTACGACCCGGTTAGCATTCGATGAAAACTTTTATCCTCTAAGCTCCGGCCCTCTTCAAGTCGCAGAATTGCCAGATGATGCCAATGATATGACTTTATCTCAAGCAATATCGGCAGAAAAAGTTGAATCGAATGCAGGAAATATTAAAGCGGCCCGAAAGTTAAGAGTCCGCATCCAAGAAAAATTCTCATTTCCAATGGCATGCATCGTCTTTGGTTTGATTGGCAGCAGTCTTGGTGCACGGCCTGGATCTCGCACCAGTCGAAGTCAGGGATTTGGTGTCAGTATCCTTCTGATTCTTGGTTATTACGCTCTGAGCGTTAGTTTTAGTTCATTAGGCGTGAGTGGAATTCTTCCACCGTTTTTGGCCGCTTGGCTTCCGGTTCTGATCTCCCTTGGAGCTGGTGGCTTGCTTTTGCGCCAGGCCAGTCGTTAG